A window from Nitrospira sp. ND1 encodes these proteins:
- a CDS encoding ATP-binding cassette domain-containing protein, giving the protein MAQDHSGNQSNLFQAVIGHLGLLLRLERRVLGLIVSYSIAIGLFALIVPLTVQELVNTFAFAIQPITIVTLAAVMVAALLFVGAFRALQYYAVEVLERRIFARVAIAMAQQLPHLRYQGFEPRFANFFVETILMQRAVSVLLVDLINVIVGGAVGMTILVFYHPYFLLYNAILLVGFNVVFFLMSHGGLKADMSLSHAKYDTLHWFQEIAHNLLHLKSTDSQALLVKKTDQLVDTYIGVRRTRFGILIRQYLGSLGWQAIAHSGLIATAGWLLGIGQLTLGQFVAAEVVVSGILSSFDGVVKRMGHIYYFLTALTELNFLFSLPKDQDTATLSIPLPDPTVHGIRVTCKDLTFAPAGTPAVFEDFNLEVTPGEKVGIYAGSTMAKTTLARILGGLESPTSGVIRYNGVDLRHLNLDSVNRFRGFILDSKLSLFEGTLEENIVLGREYIPYSDVRWALRFAELEEEVDAMPHGLKTHVRAAGKVFAPTHIARILVARAILGRPQLLIFEGILHNMHPAMRETILRRLCSKEEPWSVIFVSNDPNLTPHVDRRIMLN; this is encoded by the coding sequence ATGGCCCAGGACCATTCCGGCAATCAGAGCAATCTGTTCCAGGCCGTCATCGGTCATCTTGGCCTCCTCTTGCGCCTGGAACGGCGCGTCCTTGGACTCATCGTTTCCTATTCGATCGCCATCGGACTGTTCGCCCTGATCGTGCCTCTCACGGTACAGGAACTCGTCAATACCTTCGCGTTTGCCATCCAACCCATTACCATCGTCACCCTGGCCGCCGTCATGGTGGCCGCCCTGTTATTCGTCGGGGCCTTTCGAGCCTTACAATACTATGCGGTTGAGGTGTTGGAACGTCGCATCTTCGCTCGGGTCGCCATTGCCATGGCGCAGCAACTCCCGCACCTGCGCTACCAGGGCTTTGAACCCCGTTTTGCAAATTTCTTCGTCGAAACCATTCTCATGCAACGGGCGGTCTCAGTCCTGCTGGTGGACCTGATCAACGTCATCGTCGGCGGCGCAGTGGGCATGACTATTCTGGTCTTCTATCATCCGTATTTCTTGCTGTACAACGCAATTCTGCTGGTCGGCTTCAACGTGGTTTTTTTTCTCATGAGCCATGGCGGCCTCAAGGCCGACATGAGCCTCTCCCATGCCAAATATGACACCCTGCACTGGTTTCAGGAGATCGCCCACAATCTGCTCCATTTAAAATCGACGGACAGCCAGGCCCTACTGGTTAAAAAGACGGACCAGCTGGTGGATACCTATATCGGCGTGCGCAGGACACGCTTCGGGATTTTGATCCGGCAGTACTTAGGATCACTCGGATGGCAAGCGATCGCGCACAGCGGGCTGATTGCGACGGCCGGTTGGCTCCTGGGCATCGGGCAATTGACGCTCGGACAATTCGTCGCCGCCGAGGTCGTCGTGAGCGGCATCCTGTCGAGTTTCGATGGGGTCGTGAAACGGATGGGACACATTTACTACTTCCTGACGGCACTGACGGAGCTGAATTTCTTGTTCTCGCTTCCCAAAGATCAGGATACGGCGACCCTCTCCATCCCGCTTCCGGATCCGACCGTGCACGGCATTCGAGTTACCTGCAAAGATCTGACCTTTGCGCCAGCGGGCACCCCGGCCGTCTTCGAGGACTTCAATCTGGAAGTCACCCCCGGAGAGAAAGTCGGCATTTATGCGGGCAGCACGATGGCCAAAACCACGCTGGCCAGAATCTTGGGGGGCCTGGAATCACCCACCTCCGGCGTGATCCGCTACAACGGCGTCGACCTCCGGCACCTCAACCTGGACTCCGTCAACCGGTTCAGAGGATTCATCCTGGATTCGAAGTTGTCGTTGTTCGAAGGCACGCTCGAAGAAAATATCGTACTCGGACGGGAGTACATCCCCTATAGTGATGTGCGATGGGCGTTACGCTTCGCCGAACTGGAAGAGGAAGTCGATGCCATGCCGCACGGCCTCAAAACCCACGTCCGGGCTGCCGGAAAGGTTTTCGCCCCGACGCACATTGCGCGCATCCTGGTCGCCCGGGCGATTCTGGGTCGGCCGCAACTCCTCATTTTCGAGGGAATCCTCCACAACATGCATCCCGCGATGCGCGAGACGATTCTCCGGCGTCTCTGCAGCAAGGAAGAGCCGTGGTCGGTCATTTTTGTCTCGAACGATCCCAACCTGACCCCCCATGTCGACCGTCGAATCATGCTGAACTAG
- a CDS encoding TolC family protein produces the protein MKIHAWVLALAACGLCSLPDTGLSADETAKPRTLPPIPLSLNEVHAWIDRSHPLLKGAGTEKTSARGKMLKALGAFEPVLVNDTEIERFIEKGTTKTQSVGFNDTLVEARTPWGFRGSAGVRQSIGDAKIPDLGFGNGQQVILGGFLPLLKGLMINPENAELQRSELADPRADVKISQTRQDLFLAAATQFWDWVSAAKYVDVQRRALGVAEERLRQVEGRAKAGAVAPLDVVEAGQEVQRRREIAIGAQRAVEQEQYKMSMFLWENQTPTSPQLERAPDFPPPTAVPTPEIVRADKLQAKTDRPEIREVDIEAKVNNIDLELAKNNLLPSLDLEAAPARAPEKFVLGLGYRFGVELRMPILQRRSRGEVMEAQAQADRLVMVQKYREQQVVVDVDNALSAIERAKERVVAAAESLRMAKTLEEGERFRFSLGATSVLFVNLRERNSVDSEMQLVRAKADYQKALALYQWATGSWARSQPSATPVNYRVGASFSK, from the coding sequence ATGAAGATCCATGCTTGGGTACTTGCCCTCGCCGCCTGTGGGCTCTGCTCGCTGCCTGACACCGGTCTGTCTGCGGACGAGACGGCGAAACCACGCACGCTCCCGCCCATTCCTCTCTCGTTGAACGAAGTCCACGCCTGGATCGATCGATCCCATCCCCTGCTGAAGGGAGCCGGCACCGAAAAAACTTCAGCGCGCGGGAAAATGCTCAAAGCCCTGGGCGCCTTCGAGCCCGTCCTCGTGAACGATACGGAAATCGAACGATTTATCGAGAAAGGGACCACCAAGACGCAAAGCGTCGGCTTCAACGATACGCTGGTCGAAGCGCGCACGCCTTGGGGGTTCCGTGGCAGCGCGGGCGTTCGGCAGTCCATTGGCGACGCCAAGATCCCGGACCTCGGTTTCGGCAACGGCCAACAGGTCATTCTCGGTGGCTTTCTGCCCCTCCTCAAAGGACTCATGATCAACCCGGAGAATGCCGAACTCCAGCGATCGGAGTTGGCCGATCCACGTGCCGATGTCAAAATCTCCCAAACCAGGCAGGACCTGTTCCTCGCAGCCGCCACCCAGTTCTGGGATTGGGTCTCTGCGGCAAAGTACGTGGACGTGCAGCGCCGGGCCCTGGGAGTTGCTGAAGAACGGTTGCGGCAGGTCGAAGGCAGAGCCAAAGCGGGCGCCGTCGCCCCGCTCGACGTCGTTGAAGCAGGGCAGGAAGTCCAGCGCCGGCGCGAGATCGCCATCGGCGCACAACGAGCCGTAGAGCAGGAACAATATAAGATGTCGATGTTCCTTTGGGAAAACCAGACCCCGACCTCGCCACAACTCGAGCGAGCACCGGATTTCCCGCCGCCGACCGCCGTGCCGACGCCTGAAATCGTGCGAGCCGACAAGCTCCAGGCGAAAACCGACCGGCCGGAGATTCGCGAGGTCGATATCGAAGCCAAGGTCAACAACATCGACCTGGAATTGGCCAAAAACAACCTGCTGCCCAGCCTGGATCTTGAAGCCGCGCCGGCGCGAGCGCCGGAGAAATTCGTCCTCGGCCTCGGCTACCGGTTTGGTGTGGAGTTGCGGATGCCGATCCTGCAGCGGAGAAGCCGCGGTGAAGTGATGGAAGCGCAGGCACAGGCCGATCGCCTGGTGATGGTGCAGAAATACCGGGAACAGCAAGTGGTCGTGGACGTCGACAATGCGCTCTCGGCCATCGAACGCGCGAAGGAGCGGGTCGTCGCAGCGGCCGAATCGCTCCGCATGGCCAAGACGCTGGAGGAAGGCGAGCGGTTCCGTTTCAGTCTGGGCGCTACCAGCGTCCTGTTTGTGAACCTGCGCGAACGAAACTCCGTCGATTCGGAAATGCAGCTGGTGCGAGCGAAGGCAGACTATCAGAAAGCGTTGGCTTTGTATCAATGGGCGACCGGCAGCTGGGCACGGAGTCAGCCGTCCGCGACGCCGGTGAACTATCGCGTCGGGGCGAGCTTCTCCAAATAG
- a CDS encoding HlyD family secretion protein: protein MQRIREGLKSRIRSLVTQRTGLDEMAVDDLATSTQLQSWEAVQIPERLRFSSRLAILLVGFFILIVAFVPWTQTITVTGQLSAYTPFERPQDVEAQITGRIRKWHVFEGVRVKTGDVILELDDYDPNFMAPDLLSLLEQRRKALEDTRKAALSRADQLDKRIKEMQNLVKAAVPSAGARVLEAESKVREARQKIEASKIAVATAELNVERHQQLAQQGLVSQRELELTIQSALASKADLQGAQANLSAAEQSMKALSFGREQVSAEVLQRLLDAEAARDASIGEAARAADQVADVSLRLSNANQRRVAGRILSPIDGTVVKMAQAGAGETVRPGDKLVKISPSSTDKAIEMVADGIDAPLLNVGRKVKILFYGIPAIPLPAWPELMAGTYNGVIKVIDQVDDGKGNFRFWVVPDQEERPWPPQEHVRQGTKAMGWVILNRVPLWYELWRRFNLFPPDYQERPPSLIDTLLPKAGRGAK, encoded by the coding sequence GTGCAGCGGATCCGTGAAGGGCTCAAGAGCAGAATTCGCTCCCTGGTCACCCAGCGCACGGGGCTGGATGAAATGGCGGTCGATGATCTTGCGACATCGACCCAGCTCCAGTCGTGGGAGGCGGTCCAGATTCCCGAGCGGCTTCGCTTCTCCTCGCGGCTGGCCATTCTCCTGGTCGGTTTCTTCATACTCATCGTCGCATTCGTACCCTGGACGCAAACCATCACGGTGACCGGGCAACTGTCGGCCTACACACCGTTCGAACGGCCGCAGGACGTCGAAGCACAGATCACCGGCCGCATCAGAAAATGGCACGTCTTCGAAGGCGTGCGAGTCAAGACCGGCGATGTAATTCTCGAACTCGACGACTACGATCCGAACTTCATGGCCCCCGATCTTTTGAGCCTCCTCGAACAACGCAGGAAAGCGCTGGAGGACACCCGGAAGGCGGCGTTGAGCCGAGCCGATCAGCTCGATAAGCGGATCAAAGAAATGCAAAACCTTGTGAAGGCGGCCGTCCCTTCGGCAGGTGCCCGCGTCCTCGAGGCGGAAAGCAAGGTGCGCGAAGCGAGGCAGAAAATCGAAGCCTCCAAGATTGCCGTGGCCACTGCCGAGCTCAACGTCGAGCGGCACCAGCAATTGGCGCAGCAAGGCCTGGTCTCCCAACGCGAACTGGAACTCACGATTCAATCTGCCCTGGCCAGTAAAGCCGACCTGCAAGGCGCACAGGCCAATTTGAGTGCGGCCGAACAGAGCATGAAAGCATTAAGTTTCGGACGGGAACAGGTAAGCGCGGAAGTGCTCCAACGTCTCCTCGACGCTGAAGCGGCCCGCGATGCGTCGATCGGAGAGGCGGCACGAGCCGCCGATCAAGTCGCGGACGTCTCATTACGCCTCTCCAATGCCAACCAGCGGCGCGTGGCTGGCCGCATTCTTTCTCCCATCGACGGCACCGTGGTGAAAATGGCGCAGGCCGGCGCGGGCGAAACCGTGCGTCCCGGGGACAAACTCGTCAAAATTTCACCGAGCAGCACGGACAAGGCCATCGAAATGGTCGCCGACGGCATCGACGCGCCATTGCTCAATGTCGGCCGGAAGGTCAAGATTCTCTTCTACGGTATTCCCGCCATCCCGTTGCCGGCGTGGCCGGAACTGATGGCCGGTACCTATAACGGCGTCATCAAAGTCATCGACCAGGTGGACGACGGAAAAGGCAACTTCCGCTTCTGGGTCGTCCCCGACCAGGAGGAACGTCCCTGGCCTCCGCAAGAACATGTCCGCCAGGGCACCAAAGCCATGGGGTGGGTCATTCTCAATCGTGTCCCGCTCTGGTACGAGCTGTGGCGCCGCTTCAATCTGTTTCCGCCCGACTACCAGGAACGGCCCCCGAGCTTGATCGATACGCTCTTGCCGAAAGCCGGTCGCGGGGCCAAGTAA
- the purE gene encoding 5-(carboxyamino)imidazole ribonucleotide mutase, with amino-acid sequence MSKNSTAVRASVGVLGGSKSDFPILEKAVAMLNELGIPNELLVVSAHRTPDRLFAYAEQAIDRGIQVIIAGAGGAAHLPGMLAAKTPLPVIGVPIPTENLRGLDSLLSIVQMPRGIPVATVAIGGAENAAILAAQILGLRSAAIRQRVEQFRANQTQSVLDSQDDARLCPPLRMGRGSRASRQS; translated from the coding sequence ATGTCAAAGAATAGCACCGCGGTCCGGGCTTCAGTCGGGGTCCTGGGCGGAAGCAAGTCGGACTTCCCGATCCTGGAAAAGGCCGTAGCCATGCTGAACGAACTAGGCATTCCCAACGAGCTCTTGGTGGTCTCCGCCCATCGGACTCCCGATCGTCTCTTCGCCTACGCGGAACAGGCGATCGACCGGGGCATTCAGGTCATCATTGCGGGCGCCGGCGGGGCCGCCCATCTTCCCGGAATGCTGGCGGCGAAGACTCCGTTGCCGGTGATCGGGGTTCCCATTCCCACAGAGAATCTCAGAGGATTGGACTCGCTGTTGTCCATCGTGCAGATGCCCAGAGGCATTCCGGTGGCGACGGTCGCCATCGGGGGCGCGGAGAATGCCGCCATTCTTGCCGCACAAATACTCGGACTCCGGTCCGCCGCCATCAGACAGCGTGTCGAACAGTTTCGCGCGAATCAAACACAGTCGGTGCTCGACTCACAGGACGACGCTCGATTGTGTCCTCCCTTGCGGATGGGGCGAGGCTCCCGGGCGAGCCGCCAGTCGTGA